Genomic segment of Gloeocapsa sp. PCC 7428:
AAGGAACCGCAGGTAATGACTTACTCCTTGGCACTAATATCGATGACATTATCATTGGCGGACTTGGCAATGATACTCTGCGTGGTGGCGGTGGGAGCAATGTTCTCTACGGTGGTGCTGCTGGCGATGATGTCCTGATCTTTAGTCCTCAAAATCGCCGCATGGATGGTGGTAGTGGTACCGATACTTTAGCTGTTGATGGTAATGGGGTCACACTTGATTTAACCGCAATTCCTAACAACCGCATTCGCAGTATTGAGATTATTGACTTGACGGGTACAGGCAACAATACTTTGCAAATGACGCGCTTAGATTTACTCAATTTATCTGATTCAACCAATCAATTGATTGTCAATGGTAATTCTGGTGACTCAATTATCTCGACTGGGCAAGGATGGCTGTTTGAGGCGACGACAACACTCGATGGCAACCAATATAATCGCTATACTTCTGGTGTTGCCACTTTGTTAGTTGATACAGATATCACCCGTACTCTCAGTTGAATTTAAAACACCCACACTACCAATTCTCTATAATCCATTACCGACTACCCTAAAAAAACTATCCGCTCTCACAGGAGATCAAGGAGATCTTAGTGAGAGCGGTCTAGTTGGGTCTTCAAGTTGGAACCAGACTGCCGGAAGGAACTCCGAAAATCAGCCTAGCTAATTGAGTTGTTTTAGTCTCAAATAAGACTAAAGCTAACTTTTAGAGAACAGCCCCGGCGCACAGCCGGCTTGCTCCAACCTGATGACCCACGCATTTACTACTTTCTATCATGGGCATCACCTCCTTGTTGCCTAACCGGACTAAATCTATAGAGGATAGAGTGTTTAGCTCTTGGTTTGTTCAACCTTATTCAAGATAACATATGATTCGCGAATTTTGACTATAAATAGAAAAATCCCTACCTTTTCTGGCAGGGACTTCAAGATTATTGTTTTAAGCTGCCTTACAAAGCGTTACCACGAGGCAATACTTCTTCAGGGAATTGGAAATGCTCGTGAGGCTGGTCTTGGGGAGCCATCCAAGCCCGAATACCTTCGTTGAGCAGAATGTTTTTCGTGTAGAATGTCTCGAACTCGGGGTCTTCTGCCGCACGTAACTCTTGCGACACGAAGTCATACGCGCGCAAGTTCAGCGCTAAGCCGACAACGCCGACTGCACTCATCCACAAGCCGGTGACGGGCACAAACAACATGAAAAAGTGCAACCAGCGCTTGTTGGAAAACGCAATTCCAAAAATCTGCGACCAGAAGCGGTTCGCCGTCACCATGCTGTACGTTTCTTCCGCTTGTGTTGGGTTGAACGCGCGGAATGTGTTTGCTTTGTCGCCGTCTTCAAATAGCGTGTTTTCTACTGTCGCACCGTGAATCGCGCACAACAGCGCGCCACCGAGGACTCCTGCTACTCCCATCATGTGGAAGGGGTTGAGTGTCCAGTTGTGGAATCCTTGGAAGAATAGCAAGAAGCGGAAGATCGCTGCTACGCCAAAGCTGGGTGCGAAGAACCATCCTGATTGTCCCAACGGGTACATCAAGAATACGCTGACGAATACTGCGATCGGTGCGCTGAATGCTAACGCGTTGTATGGACGTACTCCCACCAGCCGCGCTATCTCAAATTGCCGTAGCATGAACCCGATTAGTGCAAACGCGCCGTGTAATGCTACGAATGTCCATAATCCGCCCATTTGACACCAACGTGTGAAGTCCCACTGCGCTTCTGGCCCCCACAAGAACAGCAATGAGTGTCCCATGCTGTTTGCTGGTGTTGATACTGCCACCGTTAAGAAGTTGCATCCCTCTAAGTACGATGACGCTATCCCGTGCGTGTACCACGATGTTACAAACGTTGTTCCGGTTAGCCATCCCCCTAACGCCATGTACGCGCAGGGAAATAGTAATATTCCTGACCACCCGATGAATACGAATCTATCTCGTTTTAGCCAGTCATCAACGACGTCGAACCATCCTCGACTCGTTGCCTGTCCTACTGCTATTGTCATAGCAAAAACTCCAGATCTTATAATTTCATGCTAGAATCGTCTACCTTTATTTGGTAATTTTACAACTACCTCAAGCAGGATGCGAGTTGATTTGTCAACTTACTTTACGATTCTTTACTTATTCTAATCATATTTTTACTACTAAACGGCGTTTTATGACAATATCCATGCCAGAATTTAATCTTTGGTTAAACTAAGTGAAGCAACTCATAATTAAGGAAATTTAGCAACTATCGCTTGATATAAACCAAAATTTCCGCGTTGCTACTCGCCTGGTAGCTAAAATGAAAATGAGATTTACAGCTACCAAGTACATAAATAGTTACGATGTTTAACATTGATTTGACGCTCAAAAACACACCCTTTCCCCTCTCGGTGCAACGCAAGGTCACAGAAGATGCAGAAGCTGTTTATCAGCAACTGTTACAAGCTATGCGCTCTGGTAGCACTGAAGTTATAGAATTAACCTGTGAGGGTCAGACAGAAAAAAAAGTCGCTGTACGCGCGAGTGACATTTCTAGCATTCAGATGTCTCAAAAGACAGGTGCAGCGGCTGGTGGTAGACCTCCTGGCTTCTTTGCATTAGCAGAATAAACTTAACAGTTGGTGGTTATATGGCTGAATTTGCCATTCAGGTGCGCGATTTATACTTTAGTTGGTCTAACGGCGCAGATGTCTTAAAATCATGCACCTTAGAAGTTCCGCAGGGCGAGTTTTGGATGCTGCTAGGAACTAATGGTAGTGGAAAATCAACGCTTCTAAAACTCTTAGCAGGTCTATTAACTCCTACGTCGGGCGATCGCCAAGTTTTAGCGCCTGTGGGTTTTGTCTTTCAAAATCCTGACCACCAACTTGTCATGCCAACTGTTGGCGCTGATGTCGCTTTTGGGTTGGTAGAAGAAAGACTATCTCCAACTCAAGTCCGTCATCGCGTCGCTGAAGCGCTAGCAGCGGTAAATCTTTTAGAGTTACAGCGCCGACCAATCTATGCATTAAGTGGGGGACAAAAACAAAGAGTGGCGATCGCCGGCGCGATCGCGCGGCAAAGCGAAGTGCTACTGTTAGATGAACCAACAGCACTCCTCGATCCAGATAGCCAACTTGACTTAGTTGCACAAGTAAGACGGTTAGTTAAAAGCCGCAATTTAACAGCTTTGTGGGTAACGCATCGCTTAGATGAACTCGATTATTGCGATGGGGCGTTTCTGCTAGAAAAGGGCTGCGTAGTAGATCGTGGCAATCCTCAACGGCTTAAACAGCGTTTGATGCAAGTAGAATTAGCATCCTAATCAATGCATTTCTATCTGAAAATGTGACCAACACAGCAAAAGCTTGAGCTTCTGTTTGTGGTCATGGTCAAAATAGTTAGAGCATTATAGAGGCTCTGAACTATTCCATTGTGCACTAGCTAAACATTACCTAGCGCCTGTTTTAACCATAAAACACGAGCCTGCGAAGCGCGTCCTCTACGTGTATCTATCAAAATGTTATAGGATATACCTCGATTACTATTAAGATATGAATAAATAATGTTAACTTTAGCAATACTTGCTGGTCATCATGCCCCGTTCCTCACCACAAGCTGTCCTCCTTGTTGACGGCTATAATATAATTGGCGCTTGGTCTTGTCTAAAAAAGATACGAGATAGCAACGGACTAGAAGCGTCGCGTTGGCAATTAATCGAAGACTTAACAAATTACAGCGCCTATCAAGGTTATATTACTCAAGTCGTCTTTGATGCTCATTATCAAAATACCTGTAGTAACTACGAAGTCATTACAGAAACTTTGTCCGTTTACTACACAAATTTTGGTGAAACTGCTGATACATACATCGAAAAAGTGTGTGCAGGGTTTCGACCATATCTGCGCGGTATCGAGCCTAACGATACTACGAACAAAAATAGTAAACTACCAATCTACTCTCGCATTTCTCGCATAATTGTTGCTACATCCGATAGAGCACAGCAATTGACAGTAGTAGGTTATGGGGCAGAATGGTTGTCAGCAGCACAACTTAAGTTCGAGGTACAAACAACAGCTTGTAGAGTGCGCCGGGAAAAAACCTCGGCTAGAAAACCAGCTAGCCGTTTTTTAGCAAACTCTATAGACACTAAAGCGCGACAGCGTTTAGCAGAAATGAGAATGGGGATAAAAAAGACCTAAAAACCCCTTGACTACTCAGCTAGCAGGAAAGCTGATGTGGAAGTGCAAAAGCAGCATTAAAGTTTTTTTAGCTAAAACACTTGCCAAATACAATCGTTTGCTATTAATATAGGAATTCGCAATCCTCAGTAGCTCAGTGGTAGAGCGGTCGGCTGTTAACCGATTGGTCGT
This window contains:
- the psbD gene encoding photosystem II D2 protein (photosystem q(a) protein); translation: MTIAVGQATSRGWFDVVDDWLKRDRFVFIGWSGILLFPCAYMALGGWLTGTTFVTSWYTHGIASSYLEGCNFLTVAVSTPANSMGHSLLFLWGPEAQWDFTRWCQMGGLWTFVALHGAFALIGFMLRQFEIARLVGVRPYNALAFSAPIAVFVSVFLMYPLGQSGWFFAPSFGVAAIFRFLLFFQGFHNWTLNPFHMMGVAGVLGGALLCAIHGATVENTLFEDGDKANTFRAFNPTQAEETYSMVTANRFWSQIFGIAFSNKRWLHFFMLFVPVTGLWMSAVGVVGLALNLRAYDFVSQELRAAEDPEFETFYTKNILLNEGIRAWMAPQDQPHEHFQFPEEVLPRGNAL
- a CDS encoding energy-coupling factor ABC transporter ATP-binding protein, which codes for MAEFAIQVRDLYFSWSNGADVLKSCTLEVPQGEFWMLLGTNGSGKSTLLKLLAGLLTPTSGDRQVLAPVGFVFQNPDHQLVMPTVGADVAFGLVEERLSPTQVRHRVAEALAAVNLLELQRRPIYALSGGQKQRVAIAGAIARQSEVLLLDEPTALLDPDSQLDLVAQVRRLVKSRNLTALWVTHRLDELDYCDGAFLLEKGCVVDRGNPQRLKQRLMQVELAS
- a CDS encoding NYN domain-containing protein, with translation MPRSSPQAVLLVDGYNIIGAWSCLKKIRDSNGLEASRWQLIEDLTNYSAYQGYITQVVFDAHYQNTCSNYEVITETLSVYYTNFGETADTYIEKVCAGFRPYLRGIEPNDTTNKNSKLPIYSRISRIIVATSDRAQQLTVVGYGAEWLSAAQLKFEVQTTACRVRREKTSARKPASRFLANSIDTKARQRLAEMRMGIKKT